The following proteins come from a genomic window of Sinorhizobium fredii NGR234:
- a CDS encoding LysR family transcriptional regulator, which yields MSYLDNVRVFVRVVELGTLSAAGRDQRVTPAVASNRIKELERHMGVRLFNRTTRKLTPTEHGRVFYDGAVKILEAVNEAESAIADLSRNPKGAVRITAPLGIGRRLIASGVPEFHDRYPDIEVRLRLSDRNVDILSEGIDVAFRLGILEDSNLRMRGIMNCDRVLCGAPAYFDKRGVPGTPDELITDHHDCLLLRYPGSKEYYWTLQTPEGARKFEVGGPYDSDDGDVLTQWALDGRGIINKPLFEVKQYIDEGTLVPILRETPPLGAQLAAIYPHKRFQDPKVRLIIDFMAERCQRLIGRMLTEPAATRERSSA from the coding sequence ATGTCCTATCTCGATAATGTGCGCGTCTTCGTGCGCGTGGTGGAACTTGGAACGCTATCGGCCGCTGGCCGCGACCAGCGCGTCACCCCGGCCGTCGCCAGCAATAGAATCAAGGAGTTGGAGCGGCATATGGGCGTGCGCCTGTTCAACCGCACCACCCGGAAATTGACGCCGACGGAACATGGCCGCGTCTTCTACGACGGTGCCGTCAAGATCCTCGAAGCGGTCAACGAGGCGGAAAGCGCCATCGCCGATCTGTCGCGCAACCCCAAAGGGGCTGTGCGGATTACCGCTCCGCTCGGCATAGGTCGCAGATTGATCGCATCCGGCGTACCGGAATTCCATGACCGCTATCCGGATATCGAGGTGCGGCTGCGCCTTTCCGACCGCAATGTCGATATCCTGAGCGAAGGCATCGATGTCGCCTTCCGGCTCGGGATCCTCGAGGATTCGAACCTGCGGATGCGCGGCATCATGAACTGCGACCGGGTGCTCTGCGGCGCTCCAGCCTATTTCGACAAGCGCGGCGTTCCAGGAACCCCGGACGAGCTCATCACCGACCACCACGATTGCCTGCTGCTGCGCTATCCCGGCTCGAAGGAATATTACTGGACGCTGCAGACGCCGGAGGGCGCGCGCAAGTTCGAGGTCGGCGGACCTTACGATTCAGACGATGGCGACGTGCTGACCCAATGGGCACTTGACGGCCGCGGCATCATCAACAAGCCGCTCTTCGAGGTGAAGCAATATATCGACGAGGGCACGCTTGTGCCCATCCTTCGCGAAACGCCGCCGCTCGGCGCGCAGCTTGCGGCGATCTATCCGCACAAGCGTTTCCAGGATCCGAAGGTGCG
- a CDS encoding urate hydroxylase PuuD, translated as MYEYAIAWDWLTFAVRWLHVITGIAWIGSSFYFVALDLGLRQRSGMPVGAYGEEWQVHGGGFYHIQKYLVAPENMPEHLIWFKWESYVTWLSGFGMLALVYYAGADLYLIDPSVLDVSKPTAIAISLASLGFGWLAYDTICRSPLGNDNTRLMVLLYFILVAVAWGYTQLFTGRAAYLHLGAFTATIMSANVFFIIIPNQKKVVADLIAGRTPDPALGKQAKQRSTHNNYLTLPVLFLMLSNHYPLAFGTQYNWIIASLVFLMGVTIRHWFNTQHARKGAPTWTWLVTVLLFIVIMWLSTVPKVLTEGGEARAATAEQAVVAAADFSKVRDTVLGRCSMCHAREPGWEGIVVPPKGVVLESDGDIVEHAREIYLQAGRSHAMPPANVTGITEEERQVLASWYETAVKEGTIQ; from the coding sequence ATGTACGAATATGCCATTGCCTGGGACTGGCTGACATTTGCGGTGCGGTGGCTGCATGTCATCACCGGCATCGCCTGGATCGGCTCATCCTTTTATTTCGTCGCGCTCGACCTGGGCTTGCGGCAGCGCTCCGGCATGCCGGTCGGGGCTTATGGCGAAGAGTGGCAGGTCCATGGCGGCGGTTTCTATCATATCCAGAAATATCTGGTCGCGCCGGAGAACATGCCGGAGCACCTGATCTGGTTCAAATGGGAGTCCTACGTCACCTGGCTCTCCGGCTTCGGCATGCTGGCGCTCGTCTATTATGCCGGCGCCGACCTCTATCTAATCGATCCGAGCGTGCTCGACGTCTCGAAGCCGACGGCCATCGCCATCTCGTTGGCATCGCTCGGCTTCGGCTGGCTTGCCTATGACACGATCTGTCGCTCGCCGCTCGGCAACGACAACACGCGGCTGATGGTGCTGCTCTACTTCATTCTGGTCGCCGTCGCTTGGGGCTATACCCAGCTCTTCACCGGCCGCGCCGCCTATCTGCATCTCGGCGCCTTCACGGCGACGATCATGTCGGCGAATGTGTTCTTCATCATCATCCCGAACCAGAAGAAGGTCGTCGCCGACCTGATCGCCGGTCGCACGCCGGATCCGGCGCTCGGCAAGCAGGCGAAGCAGCGCTCGACGCACAACAACTACCTGACGCTGCCCGTGCTGTTCCTGATGCTGTCCAACCACTATCCGCTCGCCTTCGGCACGCAATACAACTGGATCATCGCTTCGCTGGTGTTCCTGATGGGCGTCACCATCCGCCACTGGTTCAACACGCAGCACGCCCGCAAGGGCGCGCCGACCTGGACCTGGCTGGTCACGGTGCTCCTCTTCATCGTCATCATGTGGCTTTCGACGGTGCCCAAGGTTCTTACCGAGGGCGGTGAGGCGAGGGCGGCCACTGCCGAGCAGGCCGTGGTCGCAGCGGCGGATTTCTCGAAGGTCCGCGATACGGTGCTCGGCCGCTGCTCCATGTGCCATGCGCGCGAGCCCGGCTGGGAGGGCATCGTCGTGCCGCCGAAGGGCGTCGTCCTCGAAAGCGACGGCGACATTGTCGAGCATGCCCGCGAAATCTATCTGCAGGCAGGGCGTTCGCACGCCATGCCGCCCGCCAATGTCACCGGCATCACCGAAGAGGAACGGCAGGTATTGGCCTCCTGGTACGAGACGGCCGTGAAGGAAGGAACGATTCAATGA
- the guaD gene encoding guanine deaminase, translating into MTDVLIRGRVLTFVREPEGIDDTRAYRYYEDGAVLVANGKVADVGSYADVARQAGSSVRIADHRPNLVLPGLIDTHLHFPQTQAIASYGAQLLEWLNTYIFVEEQKFKEPQHAALIAGRFMDELLSNGTTTAVAYCSVHPESVDAFFTAAEERNMLMIGGKVMMDRNAPEALRDTPGQGFDETKHLIGKWHGRGRAHYAISPRFAITSTPEQMEMSRALVAEHPDCYVQTHLSENKDEIAFATSLYPEAKDYTDIYARYGLLGRKTLLGHCIHMSDREISVLAETSAVGVFCPTSNLFLGSGLFDRDRFDKLGARHAVATDVGAGTSFSMLETMDEAYKVLHLQGQRLSPFNSFYMMTLGNARALDLEHRIGSLYAGADADIAILDSRAKPAMELRMRVASSLAEELFVLQTMGDDRCVAEVYVAGQPMKQRREGPAKHLAPKNAELA; encoded by the coding sequence ATGACTGATGTGCTGATCCGCGGCCGTGTACTGACCTTCGTCAGGGAGCCCGAGGGTATCGACGATACCCGCGCCTATCGATACTACGAGGACGGCGCCGTTCTCGTCGCGAATGGCAAGGTTGCCGATGTCGGCTCCTACGCTGACGTGGCAAGGCAGGCCGGCAGCAGCGTCAGGATCGCCGATCATCGCCCCAACCTCGTCCTGCCGGGCCTCATCGATACGCACCTGCATTTCCCGCAGACCCAGGCGATCGCCTCCTATGGCGCGCAGCTGCTGGAGTGGCTGAACACCTACATCTTTGTCGAGGAGCAGAAGTTCAAGGAGCCGCAACACGCCGCTCTTATCGCCGGCCGGTTCATGGACGAGCTGCTCTCCAACGGCACGACGACGGCCGTCGCCTATTGTTCGGTACATCCGGAAAGCGTCGACGCCTTCTTCACGGCGGCCGAAGAGCGCAACATGCTGATGATCGGCGGCAAGGTGATGATGGATCGCAACGCCCCCGAGGCGCTGCGTGACACGCCCGGCCAAGGCTTTGACGAAACGAAGCACCTGATCGGCAAGTGGCACGGCCGTGGCCGGGCGCATTATGCGATCAGCCCGCGCTTTGCCATCACTTCGACGCCCGAGCAGATGGAGATGAGCCGGGCGCTCGTCGCCGAACATCCGGACTGCTACGTGCAGACGCATCTGTCCGAGAACAAGGACGAGATCGCCTTCGCCACGTCGCTCTACCCGGAAGCGAAGGACTATACCGACATCTACGCGCGCTACGGCCTTCTTGGCCGCAAGACGTTGCTCGGCCATTGCATCCATATGAGCGACCGGGAAATTTCGGTGCTCGCCGAAACGAGTGCTGTCGGTGTGTTCTGCCCGACCTCCAACCTGTTCCTCGGCAGTGGCCTCTTCGATCGTGACCGTTTCGACAAGCTCGGCGCCCGCCACGCGGTCGCGACCGATGTCGGCGCCGGAACGAGCTTCTCGATGCTCGAAACCATGGATGAGGCCTACAAGGTGCTGCACCTCCAGGGCCAGCGGCTCTCGCCATTCAATTCCTTCTACATGATGACGCTCGGCAATGCCCGCGCGCTGGACCTCGAGCACCGGATCGGTTCGCTGTATGCCGGCGCGGATGCCGACATCGCCATCCTCGACAGCCGCGCCAAGCCGGCGATGGAGCTCAGGATGCGCGTGGCATCGTCGCTTGCGGAAGAACTCTTCGTCCTGCAGACGATGGGCGACGACCGCTGCGTTGCCGAAGTCTATGTGGCGGGGCAGCCGATGAAGCAGCGGCGGGAGGGGCCAGCAAAGCACTTGGCCCCAAAGAACGCTGAACTGGCATAG